One region of Paucibacter aquatile genomic DNA includes:
- a CDS encoding DUF2238 domain-containing protein, giving the protein MPAVPSSRSTPFTPPAQLSATQLALLAGLNLAVLAWSRLGAFDAATWWMEVAPVLLVWPLLLATQRRFPLTPLLLGLIFVHALILIAGGHYSYARVPLGDWLREMLALGRNPYDGLGHLAQGFIPAIAARELLLRKTGLQRGGWLFTVVTACCLAISAIYELIEWGAAVALGQGADEFLGAQGDPWDTQKDMALAWLGAMLAQLLLARAHDRALERLAQN; this is encoded by the coding sequence ATGCCTGCTGTACCCTCGTCCCGTTCGACCCCATTCACCCCGCCGGCGCAGCTCAGCGCCACACAGCTGGCCCTGCTGGCCGGGCTCAATCTCGCCGTGCTGGCCTGGAGCCGCCTGGGTGCCTTCGATGCCGCCACCTGGTGGATGGAGGTGGCGCCGGTGCTGCTGGTCTGGCCGCTGCTGCTGGCCACGCAGCGGCGCTTCCCGCTCACGCCCTTGCTGCTGGGCCTGATCTTTGTCCACGCCCTGATCCTGATCGCTGGCGGCCACTACAGCTACGCCCGCGTGCCCCTGGGTGACTGGCTGCGCGAGATGCTGGCCCTGGGCCGCAATCCCTACGACGGCCTCGGCCATCTGGCGCAAGGCTTCATCCCCGCCATCGCAGCACGCGAGCTGCTGCTGCGCAAGACCGGGCTGCAGCGCGGCGGCTGGCTGTTCACCGTGGTGACGGCCTGCTGCCTGGCCATCAGCGCCATCTACGAACTGATCGAATGGGGCGCCGCGGTGGCCCTGGGTCAGGGCGCCGATGAATTCCTGGGCGCCCAGGGCGACCCCTGGGACACGCAGAAAGACATGGCCCTGGCCTGGCTGGGCGCCATGCTGGCCCAGCTGCTGCTGGCGCGCGCCCATGACCGCGCGCTAGAGCGCCTCGCGCAGAACTGA
- a CDS encoding DNA glycosylase AlkZ-like family protein: MPAAALTLTLPDLRRYAVARSLFKPTSLPQAIQRLGFVQADPIRAPARAQDLTLRHRVKDYRAGDLERRYTRLAVEEDCLVNYGFLPREHLKLMHPRSAKRAWDAKTRAQAEAIQAFVQAQGPCHPREIQQHFNLGSTRNAWGGSSNATTHLLDGMHYRGLLRVQQREQGQRIYSAVAHTPDPRTPHEKAQALLDLVLAKYAPLPSRSLGHLCSLLGYGAPHLRGELRQVLAQVRKTWPQAQVEGQTWFWPEGENPGSKRWKLDEAVRLLAPFDPVVWDRLRFEQFWGWAYRFEAYTPAPKRKLGYYALPLLWRGEVIGWGNVSSAEGRLQAQLGYVAGRAPREPGFSAALDEELAAMARFLGVDAP, translated from the coding sequence ATGCCCGCCGCCGCCCTCACCCTGACCCTGCCCGATCTGCGCCGCTACGCCGTGGCGCGCAGCCTGTTCAAGCCCACCAGCCTGCCCCAGGCCATCCAGCGCCTGGGCTTTGTCCAGGCCGACCCGATCCGCGCTCCGGCGCGCGCGCAAGACCTGACCCTGAGGCACCGCGTCAAGGACTACCGCGCTGGCGATCTGGAGCGCCGCTACACCCGGCTGGCGGTGGAAGAGGATTGCCTGGTCAACTACGGCTTCCTGCCGCGCGAGCACCTCAAGCTCATGCATCCGCGCAGCGCCAAGCGCGCCTGGGACGCCAAGACGCGCGCTCAGGCCGAGGCCATCCAGGCCTTTGTGCAAGCGCAGGGCCCCTGCCACCCGCGCGAGATCCAGCAGCATTTCAATCTGGGCTCCACCCGCAATGCCTGGGGCGGCAGCAGCAATGCCACCACCCATTTGCTGGACGGCATGCATTACCGAGGCCTGCTGCGCGTGCAGCAGCGTGAGCAAGGCCAGCGCATCTACAGCGCCGTGGCCCACACGCCCGATCCGCGCACACCGCACGAGAAAGCCCAGGCCTTGCTGGATCTGGTGCTGGCCAAGTACGCGCCCCTGCCTTCGCGCAGCCTCGGCCATTTGTGCAGCCTGCTAGGCTATGGCGCGCCGCATCTGCGCGGCGAACTGCGCCAGGTGCTGGCCCAGGTACGCAAGACTTGGCCCCAGGCCCAGGTCGAGGGCCAGACCTGGTTCTGGCCCGAGGGCGAGAACCCCGGCTCCAAGCGCTGGAAGCTGGACGAGGCCGTGCGCCTGCTGGCCCCCTTCGACCCCGTGGTCTGGGACCGCCTGCGCTTTGAACAATTCTGGGGCTGGGCCTACCGTTTCGAGGCCTACACGCCCGCGCCCAAGCGCAAGCTGGGCTACTACGCCCTGCCCCTGCTCTGGCGCGGCGAGGTGATCGGCTGGGGCAATGTCAGCAGCGCCGAGGGGCGCTTGCAGGCACAGCTGGGCTATGTGGCCGGCAGGGCGCCCCGCGAGCCCGGCTTCAGCGCCGCGCTGGACGAAGAACTGGCCGCCATGGCCCGCTTCCTGGGTGTGGATGCCCCCTGA
- the ahcY gene encoding adenosylhomocysteinase: MTAQTTTSLAADQYHIADLSLAAWGRKELTIAESEMPALMAIRKEYAATQPLKGARITGSLHMTIQTGVLVETLQALGAEVRWASCNIFSTQDHAAAALVARGTPVFAYKGETLEDYWDYTHRIFEFAGKGEPGEGPNMILDDGGDATLLMHLGQKAEKDLSVLDKPGSEEERILFAAIKAKIAQDPTWYTRKSAEIIGVTEETTTGVLRLNEMAAKGSLLFRAINVNDSVTKSKFDNLYGCRESLVDAIKRATDVMVAGKIAVVAGYGDVGKGSAQALRALSAQVWVTEIDPICALQAAMEGYRVVTMEYAADKADIFVSATGNKNVIRYEHMAAMKNNAIVCNIGHFDNEIDVASLSKCGWDEIKPQVDHVIFPDGKRIILLAKGRLVNLGCGTGHPSYVMSSSFANQTIAQIELFAHKDAYDIGKVYVLPKHLDEKVARLQLTTLNAQLSELSDEQAAYIGVPKTGPFKPNTYRY, encoded by the coding sequence ATGACCGCCCAAACCACCACCTCGCTGGCCGCTGACCAGTACCACATTGCCGATCTGTCCCTGGCCGCCTGGGGTCGCAAGGAACTGACGATTGCCGAGAGCGAAATGCCGGCGCTGATGGCCATTCGCAAGGAATACGCCGCCACCCAGCCGCTCAAGGGCGCCCGCATCACCGGCTCGCTGCACATGACCATCCAGACCGGCGTGCTGGTCGAAACCCTGCAAGCGCTGGGCGCCGAAGTGCGCTGGGCCTCGTGCAATATCTTCTCGACCCAGGACCATGCTGCCGCCGCCCTGGTGGCCCGTGGCACGCCGGTGTTCGCCTACAAGGGCGAGACCCTGGAAGACTACTGGGACTACACGCACCGCATTTTTGAGTTCGCCGGCAAGGGCGAGCCAGGCGAAGGCCCGAACATGATCCTGGACGACGGCGGCGATGCCACGCTGCTGATGCACCTGGGTCAGAAGGCCGAGAAGGACCTGTCGGTGCTGGACAAGCCGGGCAGCGAAGAAGAGCGCATCCTGTTCGCCGCCATCAAGGCCAAGATCGCTCAAGACCCGACTTGGTACACCCGCAAGAGCGCCGAGATCATCGGCGTGACCGAAGAGACCACCACCGGCGTGCTGCGCCTGAACGAAATGGCCGCCAAGGGCAGCCTGCTGTTCCGCGCCATCAACGTCAATGACTCGGTGACCAAGAGCAAGTTCGACAACCTCTACGGCTGCCGCGAATCGCTGGTGGACGCCATCAAGCGCGCCACCGACGTGATGGTGGCCGGCAAGATCGCCGTGGTGGCAGGCTACGGTGACGTGGGCAAGGGCTCGGCCCAGGCCCTGCGCGCCCTGTCGGCGCAAGTCTGGGTGACCGAGATCGACCCGATCTGCGCCCTGCAAGCCGCCATGGAAGGCTACCGCGTGGTGACCATGGAATACGCGGCCGACAAGGCCGATATCTTCGTCAGCGCCACCGGCAACAAGAACGTGATCCGCTACGAGCACATGGCCGCGATGAAGAACAACGCCATCGTCTGCAATATCGGTCACTTCGACAACGAGATCGATGTCGCCTCGCTGTCCAAGTGTGGCTGGGACGAGATCAAGCCGCAGGTCGACCACGTCATCTTCCCCGATGGCAAGCGCATCATCCTGCTGGCCAAGGGCCGTCTGGTGAACCTGGGCTGCGGCACGGGCCACCCGAGCTATGTGATGTCGTCCAGCTTCGCCAACCAGACCATCGCCCAGATCGAGCTGTTCGCCCACAAGGACGCCTACGACATCGGCAAGGTCTATGTGCTGCCCAAGCACCTGGACGAGAAGGTGGCCCGCCTGCAGCTGACCACGCTGAATGCGCAGCTGAGCGAGTTGAGCGATGAGCAGGCGGCGTACATCGGGGTGCCCAAGACCGGCCCCTTCAAGCCCAACACCTACCGCTATTGA
- a CDS encoding TlyA family RNA methyltransferase, with the protein MRADQLLVSKGLAPTRSAAQRLISAGAAQWRAPKDWQAIRKAGEELPEHCELRVSDDAELRFVSRGGLKLEGALQQSGLDVRGLTVLDMGQSTGGFTDCLLKAGAAKVVGVDVGHSQLHEQLRQHPQVVGLEHLHVRELAGSTLAQHAPPEGFALIVGDLSFISMLGALPHLAAWLAPQGQVLLLVKPQFELGKKALARGGLVKDAKQYPLLETQARQAARDQGWQVLGYFESAITGGDGNKEFFLWAQAPEHAKDKP; encoded by the coding sequence ATGCGCGCTGATCAACTGTTAGTTTCCAAAGGCCTGGCGCCGACTCGTTCGGCGGCGCAGCGGCTGATTTCGGCCGGCGCGGCGCAGTGGCGGGCGCCCAAGGACTGGCAGGCCATCCGCAAGGCGGGTGAAGAGTTGCCGGAGCATTGTGAGCTGCGCGTCAGCGATGACGCGGAGCTGCGCTTTGTTTCACGCGGCGGGCTCAAGCTGGAGGGCGCACTGCAGCAAAGCGGCCTGGATGTGCGCGGGCTGACGGTGCTGGACATGGGCCAGAGCACCGGCGGCTTCACCGATTGCCTGCTGAAAGCGGGCGCGGCCAAGGTCGTGGGCGTGGACGTGGGCCACAGCCAGCTGCATGAACAGCTGCGCCAGCATCCCCAGGTGGTGGGGTTGGAGCATCTGCATGTGCGCGAGCTGGCCGGCTCGACCCTGGCGCAGCACGCGCCGCCCGAGGGCTTTGCCCTGATCGTTGGCGACCTCAGCTTTATCTCGATGCTGGGCGCGCTGCCGCATCTGGCGGCTTGGCTGGCACCGCAGGGTCAGGTCTTGCTGCTGGTGAAGCCACAGTTCGAGCTGGGCAAGAAAGCCTTGGCCCGCGGCGGCCTGGTCAAGGACGCCAAGCAATACCCGCTGCTGGAAACCCAGGCCCGCCAGGCCGCCCGAGATCAGGGCTGGCAGGTGCTGGGCTATTTTGAGAGTGCCATCACCGGCGGTGACGGCAACAAGGAATTTTTCCTCTGGGCGCAGGCACCAGAGCATGCGAAAGACAAGCCATGA
- the metF gene encoding methylenetetrahydrofolate reductase [NAD(P)H], translating into MSTATPRVPVSFEFFPPNTPVGTEKLKTVVQDLSVLNPHYFSVTYGAGGSTREKTLSTVMDIAAAGYEAAPHLSCVGSTRENIAEILATYRAQNIRRVVALRGDLPSGTATAGEFRYASELVAFIRETQGPDWQIEVAAYPEYHPQQRYAAKDLQHFAAKMRAGANSAITQFFFNPDAYFHFVDEVRKLGVDAPIVPGIMPFHNYARIAQFAARDGIEIPRWVALKMEGYMDDAASIREFGLEVMTRVCERLIAGGAPSIHFYTLNQSTLTLALCKRLGLG; encoded by the coding sequence ATGAGTACTGCAACACCCCGCGTGCCCGTCAGCTTCGAGTTCTTCCCGCCCAACACCCCGGTGGGCACCGAGAAACTCAAGACCGTGGTGCAAGACCTAAGCGTGCTGAATCCGCATTACTTCAGCGTCACCTACGGCGCCGGTGGTTCCACCCGCGAGAAGACGCTGAGCACGGTGATGGACATTGCGGCCGCCGGCTATGAGGCCGCACCGCATCTGTCCTGCGTGGGCTCCACGCGCGAGAACATCGCCGAAATTCTGGCCACCTACCGCGCGCAGAACATCCGCCGCGTGGTGGCCCTGCGCGGCGATCTGCCCAGCGGCACGGCCACCGCCGGTGAATTCCGTTATGCCTCGGAGCTGGTCGCCTTCATCCGCGAAACTCAGGGCCCGGACTGGCAGATCGAAGTGGCCGCCTACCCCGAGTACCACCCGCAGCAGCGCTACGCGGCCAAGGATCTGCAGCACTTTGCCGCCAAGATGCGCGCGGGCGCCAACTCGGCCATCACGCAGTTCTTCTTCAACCCGGACGCCTACTTCCACTTCGTCGACGAAGTGCGCAAGCTGGGCGTGGACGCGCCCATCGTGCCGGGCATCATGCCCTTCCACAACTACGCCCGCATCGCGCAGTTCGCCGCACGCGACGGCATCGAGATCCCGCGCTGGGTGGCGCTGAAGATGGAGGGCTATATGGACGACGCGGCCAGCATCCGCGAGTTCGGCCTGGAGGTGATGACACGCGTCTGCGAGCGCCTGATCGCCGGCGGCGCGCCCAGCATCCACTTCTATACGCTCAAT